The Mauremys mutica isolate MM-2020 ecotype Southern chromosome 1, ASM2049712v1, whole genome shotgun sequence genome has a segment encoding these proteins:
- the CBLL1 gene encoding E3 ubiquitin-protein ligase Hakai isoform X1, which produces MTVNIFFSCIDNDLQGTNSSGSLGGLDVRRRIPIKLISKQPNKTKPAPRAPRIMNRMPSKAQAGDEEEFDYNEEERYECKGADMFGNPRRFPGHIFWDFKINLLGEKDDTPVHFCDKCGLPIKLYGRMIPCKHVFCYDCAILHEKKGDKMCPGCNDPVQRIEQCVRGSLFMCSIVQGCKRTYLSQRDLQAHINHRHMRAGKPVTRPPLEPVHPPIAPPPAEIPERFIMPPDKHHMSHIPPKQHLMMPPPPLQHVQHEHYNQPHEDIRAPPAEMSMAPPPPRSVSQDTFRISTRKHSNLITVPIQDDSNSGAREPPPPAPAPAHHHPEYQGQPVVSHPHHIMPPQQHYAPPPPPPPPISHPMQHPPQGAGTPHMVYSQAPPPPMTSAPPPITPPPGHIIAQMPPYMNHPPPGPPPPQHGGPPVNVNAPPPHHYNPNSLPQFSEDQGTLSPPFTQPGGMSPGMWPAPRGPPPPPRMQGPPSQAPLPGPHHPDQTRYRPYYQ; this is translated from the exons ATGACAGTAAACATATTTTTCTCTTGTATAGACAATGATTTGCAAGGCACTAATAGTTCTGGATCATTGGGTGGTCTTGATGTTCGCAGACGAATCCCTATAAAGCTCATCTCCAAACAGCCCAACAAAACCAAACCTGCACCACGTGCTCCAAGAATTATGAACAGGATGCCTTCAAAGGCACAGGCTGGTGATGAAG AAGAATTTGATTATAATGAAGAGGAGCGGTATGAGTGCAAAGGAGCTGACATGTTTGGGAATCCAAGAAGATTCCCTGGACACATATTTTGGGACTTTAAG ATAAACTTGCTCGGAGAAAAGGATGATACCCCAGTCCATTTCTGTGACAAGTGTGGATTGCCTATCAAATTGTATGGGCGTATG ATACCTTGCAAGCATGTTTTCTGCTATGACTGTGCTATATTACATGAGAAGAAGGGTGACAAGATGTGCCCAGG CTGTAATGATCCTGTGCAGCGAATTGAGCAATGTGTGCGAGGGTCTCTCTTCATGTGTAGCATTGTTCAAGGGTGCAAGAGAACATATTTGTCTCAGAGAGACTTACAGGCTCACATCAACCATCGTCATATGAGAGCTGGAAAACCTGTTACCCGTCCTCCACTTGAACCTGTTCATCCTCCTATTGCCCCGCCTCCTGCTGAAATTCCTGAGCGTTTCATAATGCCACCTGATAAGCATCATATGAGCCATATTCCACCAAAGCAGCACCTCATGATGCCACCACCTCCTTTACAGCATGTGCAACACGAGCATTACAACCAACCGCACGAGGACATTCGTGCACCTCCAGCAGAGATGTCAatggctccaccaccaccacgctCGGTCAGTCAGGATACGTTTCGTATTTCCACAAGAAAACACAGCAATTTAATAACTGTCCCTATTCAGGATGATTCAAATTCAGGTGCTCGAGAACCACCTCCACCAGCCCCAGCACCTGCTCATCATCATCCTGAATATCAGGGTCAACCAGTGGTATCCCATCCTCATCATATTATGCCTCCACAGCAACATTATGCACCacccccgccaccaccaccaccaataaGCCATCCAATGCAACATCCTCCCCAGGGAGCAGGTACTCCTCATATGGTTTATAGCCAAGCTCCACCACCACCGATGACCTCTGCTCCACCACCAATAACCCCTCCCCCTGGACACATAATTGCCCAAATGCCACCATATATGAATCACCctcctccaggacctccccctcCTCAACATGGTGGCCCACCAGTAAATGTAAATGCACCTCCTCCCCATCACTATAATCCTAACTCTTTGCCGCAGTTCAGTGAAGATCAAGGAACTCTCAGCCCTCCTTTTACACAGCCTGGGGGAATGAGTCCAGGGATGTGGCCAGCTCCAAGAGGGCCTCCTCCACCCCCAAGAATGCAAGGCCCACCTTCTCAAGCCCCACTTCCTGGACCACATCACCCAGATCAAACCAGATATAGACCATACTACCAATGA
- the CBLL1 gene encoding E3 ubiquitin-protein ligase Hakai isoform X2, with protein MTVNIFFSCIDNDLQGTNSSGSLGGLDVRRRIPIKLISKQPNKTKPAPRAPRIMNRMPSKAQAGDEEFDYNEEERYECKGADMFGNPRRFPGHIFWDFKINLLGEKDDTPVHFCDKCGLPIKLYGRMIPCKHVFCYDCAILHEKKGDKMCPGCNDPVQRIEQCVRGSLFMCSIVQGCKRTYLSQRDLQAHINHRHMRAGKPVTRPPLEPVHPPIAPPPAEIPERFIMPPDKHHMSHIPPKQHLMMPPPPLQHVQHEHYNQPHEDIRAPPAEMSMAPPPPRSVSQDTFRISTRKHSNLITVPIQDDSNSGAREPPPPAPAPAHHHPEYQGQPVVSHPHHIMPPQQHYAPPPPPPPPISHPMQHPPQGAGTPHMVYSQAPPPPMTSAPPPITPPPGHIIAQMPPYMNHPPPGPPPPQHGGPPVNVNAPPPHHYNPNSLPQFSEDQGTLSPPFTQPGGMSPGMWPAPRGPPPPPRMQGPPSQAPLPGPHHPDQTRYRPYYQ; from the exons ATGACAGTAAACATATTTTTCTCTTGTATAGACAATGATTTGCAAGGCACTAATAGTTCTGGATCATTGGGTGGTCTTGATGTTCGCAGACGAATCCCTATAAAGCTCATCTCCAAACAGCCCAACAAAACCAAACCTGCACCACGTGCTCCAAGAATTATGAACAGGATGCCTTCAAAGGCACAGGCTGGTGATGAAG AATTTGATTATAATGAAGAGGAGCGGTATGAGTGCAAAGGAGCTGACATGTTTGGGAATCCAAGAAGATTCCCTGGACACATATTTTGGGACTTTAAG ATAAACTTGCTCGGAGAAAAGGATGATACCCCAGTCCATTTCTGTGACAAGTGTGGATTGCCTATCAAATTGTATGGGCGTATG ATACCTTGCAAGCATGTTTTCTGCTATGACTGTGCTATATTACATGAGAAGAAGGGTGACAAGATGTGCCCAGG CTGTAATGATCCTGTGCAGCGAATTGAGCAATGTGTGCGAGGGTCTCTCTTCATGTGTAGCATTGTTCAAGGGTGCAAGAGAACATATTTGTCTCAGAGAGACTTACAGGCTCACATCAACCATCGTCATATGAGAGCTGGAAAACCTGTTACCCGTCCTCCACTTGAACCTGTTCATCCTCCTATTGCCCCGCCTCCTGCTGAAATTCCTGAGCGTTTCATAATGCCACCTGATAAGCATCATATGAGCCATATTCCACCAAAGCAGCACCTCATGATGCCACCACCTCCTTTACAGCATGTGCAACACGAGCATTACAACCAACCGCACGAGGACATTCGTGCACCTCCAGCAGAGATGTCAatggctccaccaccaccacgctCGGTCAGTCAGGATACGTTTCGTATTTCCACAAGAAAACACAGCAATTTAATAACTGTCCCTATTCAGGATGATTCAAATTCAGGTGCTCGAGAACCACCTCCACCAGCCCCAGCACCTGCTCATCATCATCCTGAATATCAGGGTCAACCAGTGGTATCCCATCCTCATCATATTATGCCTCCACAGCAACATTATGCACCacccccgccaccaccaccaccaataaGCCATCCAATGCAACATCCTCCCCAGGGAGCAGGTACTCCTCATATGGTTTATAGCCAAGCTCCACCACCACCGATGACCTCTGCTCCACCACCAATAACCCCTCCCCCTGGACACATAATTGCCCAAATGCCACCATATATGAATCACCctcctccaggacctccccctcCTCAACATGGTGGCCCACCAGTAAATGTAAATGCACCTCCTCCCCATCACTATAATCCTAACTCTTTGCCGCAGTTCAGTGAAGATCAAGGAACTCTCAGCCCTCCTTTTACACAGCCTGGGGGAATGAGTCCAGGGATGTGGCCAGCTCCAAGAGGGCCTCCTCCACCCCCAAGAATGCAAGGCCCACCTTCTCAAGCCCCACTTCCTGGACCACATCACCCAGATCAAACCAGATATAGACCATACTACCAATGA
- the CBLL1 gene encoding E3 ubiquitin-protein ligase Hakai isoform X4, which produces MDHNDNDLQGTNSSGSLGGLDVRRRIPIKLISKQPNKTKPAPRAPRIMNRMPSKAQAGDEEFDYNEEERYECKGADMFGNPRRFPGHIFWDFKINLLGEKDDTPVHFCDKCGLPIKLYGRMIPCKHVFCYDCAILHEKKGDKMCPGCNDPVQRIEQCVRGSLFMCSIVQGCKRTYLSQRDLQAHINHRHMRAGKPVTRPPLEPVHPPIAPPPAEIPERFIMPPDKHHMSHIPPKQHLMMPPPPLQHVQHEHYNQPHEDIRAPPAEMSMAPPPPRSVSQDTFRISTRKHSNLITVPIQDDSNSGAREPPPPAPAPAHHHPEYQGQPVVSHPHHIMPPQQHYAPPPPPPPPISHPMQHPPQGAGTPHMVYSQAPPPPMTSAPPPITPPPGHIIAQMPPYMNHPPPGPPPPQHGGPPVNVNAPPPHHYNPNSLPQFSEDQGTLSPPFTQPGGMSPGMWPAPRGPPPPPRMQGPPSQAPLPGPHHPDQTRYRPYYQ; this is translated from the exons ACAATGATTTGCAAGGCACTAATAGTTCTGGATCATTGGGTGGTCTTGATGTTCGCAGACGAATCCCTATAAAGCTCATCTCCAAACAGCCCAACAAAACCAAACCTGCACCACGTGCTCCAAGAATTATGAACAGGATGCCTTCAAAGGCACAGGCTGGTGATGAAG AATTTGATTATAATGAAGAGGAGCGGTATGAGTGCAAAGGAGCTGACATGTTTGGGAATCCAAGAAGATTCCCTGGACACATATTTTGGGACTTTAAG ATAAACTTGCTCGGAGAAAAGGATGATACCCCAGTCCATTTCTGTGACAAGTGTGGATTGCCTATCAAATTGTATGGGCGTATG ATACCTTGCAAGCATGTTTTCTGCTATGACTGTGCTATATTACATGAGAAGAAGGGTGACAAGATGTGCCCAGG CTGTAATGATCCTGTGCAGCGAATTGAGCAATGTGTGCGAGGGTCTCTCTTCATGTGTAGCATTGTTCAAGGGTGCAAGAGAACATATTTGTCTCAGAGAGACTTACAGGCTCACATCAACCATCGTCATATGAGAGCTGGAAAACCTGTTACCCGTCCTCCACTTGAACCTGTTCATCCTCCTATTGCCCCGCCTCCTGCTGAAATTCCTGAGCGTTTCATAATGCCACCTGATAAGCATCATATGAGCCATATTCCACCAAAGCAGCACCTCATGATGCCACCACCTCCTTTACAGCATGTGCAACACGAGCATTACAACCAACCGCACGAGGACATTCGTGCACCTCCAGCAGAGATGTCAatggctccaccaccaccacgctCGGTCAGTCAGGATACGTTTCGTATTTCCACAAGAAAACACAGCAATTTAATAACTGTCCCTATTCAGGATGATTCAAATTCAGGTGCTCGAGAACCACCTCCACCAGCCCCAGCACCTGCTCATCATCATCCTGAATATCAGGGTCAACCAGTGGTATCCCATCCTCATCATATTATGCCTCCACAGCAACATTATGCACCacccccgccaccaccaccaccaataaGCCATCCAATGCAACATCCTCCCCAGGGAGCAGGTACTCCTCATATGGTTTATAGCCAAGCTCCACCACCACCGATGACCTCTGCTCCACCACCAATAACCCCTCCCCCTGGACACATAATTGCCCAAATGCCACCATATATGAATCACCctcctccaggacctccccctcCTCAACATGGTGGCCCACCAGTAAATGTAAATGCACCTCCTCCCCATCACTATAATCCTAACTCTTTGCCGCAGTTCAGTGAAGATCAAGGAACTCTCAGCCCTCCTTTTACACAGCCTGGGGGAATGAGTCCAGGGATGTGGCCAGCTCCAAGAGGGCCTCCTCCACCCCCAAGAATGCAAGGCCCACCTTCTCAAGCCCCACTTCCTGGACCACATCACCCAGATCAAACCAGATATAGACCATACTACCAATGA
- the CBLL1 gene encoding E3 ubiquitin-protein ligase Hakai isoform X3, translating into MDHNDNDLQGTNSSGSLGGLDVRRRIPIKLISKQPNKTKPAPRAPRIMNRMPSKAQAGDEEEFDYNEEERYECKGADMFGNPRRFPGHIFWDFKINLLGEKDDTPVHFCDKCGLPIKLYGRMIPCKHVFCYDCAILHEKKGDKMCPGCNDPVQRIEQCVRGSLFMCSIVQGCKRTYLSQRDLQAHINHRHMRAGKPVTRPPLEPVHPPIAPPPAEIPERFIMPPDKHHMSHIPPKQHLMMPPPPLQHVQHEHYNQPHEDIRAPPAEMSMAPPPPRSVSQDTFRISTRKHSNLITVPIQDDSNSGAREPPPPAPAPAHHHPEYQGQPVVSHPHHIMPPQQHYAPPPPPPPPISHPMQHPPQGAGTPHMVYSQAPPPPMTSAPPPITPPPGHIIAQMPPYMNHPPPGPPPPQHGGPPVNVNAPPPHHYNPNSLPQFSEDQGTLSPPFTQPGGMSPGMWPAPRGPPPPPRMQGPPSQAPLPGPHHPDQTRYRPYYQ; encoded by the exons ACAATGATTTGCAAGGCACTAATAGTTCTGGATCATTGGGTGGTCTTGATGTTCGCAGACGAATCCCTATAAAGCTCATCTCCAAACAGCCCAACAAAACCAAACCTGCACCACGTGCTCCAAGAATTATGAACAGGATGCCTTCAAAGGCACAGGCTGGTGATGAAG AAGAATTTGATTATAATGAAGAGGAGCGGTATGAGTGCAAAGGAGCTGACATGTTTGGGAATCCAAGAAGATTCCCTGGACACATATTTTGGGACTTTAAG ATAAACTTGCTCGGAGAAAAGGATGATACCCCAGTCCATTTCTGTGACAAGTGTGGATTGCCTATCAAATTGTATGGGCGTATG ATACCTTGCAAGCATGTTTTCTGCTATGACTGTGCTATATTACATGAGAAGAAGGGTGACAAGATGTGCCCAGG CTGTAATGATCCTGTGCAGCGAATTGAGCAATGTGTGCGAGGGTCTCTCTTCATGTGTAGCATTGTTCAAGGGTGCAAGAGAACATATTTGTCTCAGAGAGACTTACAGGCTCACATCAACCATCGTCATATGAGAGCTGGAAAACCTGTTACCCGTCCTCCACTTGAACCTGTTCATCCTCCTATTGCCCCGCCTCCTGCTGAAATTCCTGAGCGTTTCATAATGCCACCTGATAAGCATCATATGAGCCATATTCCACCAAAGCAGCACCTCATGATGCCACCACCTCCTTTACAGCATGTGCAACACGAGCATTACAACCAACCGCACGAGGACATTCGTGCACCTCCAGCAGAGATGTCAatggctccaccaccaccacgctCGGTCAGTCAGGATACGTTTCGTATTTCCACAAGAAAACACAGCAATTTAATAACTGTCCCTATTCAGGATGATTCAAATTCAGGTGCTCGAGAACCACCTCCACCAGCCCCAGCACCTGCTCATCATCATCCTGAATATCAGGGTCAACCAGTGGTATCCCATCCTCATCATATTATGCCTCCACAGCAACATTATGCACCacccccgccaccaccaccaccaataaGCCATCCAATGCAACATCCTCCCCAGGGAGCAGGTACTCCTCATATGGTTTATAGCCAAGCTCCACCACCACCGATGACCTCTGCTCCACCACCAATAACCCCTCCCCCTGGACACATAATTGCCCAAATGCCACCATATATGAATCACCctcctccaggacctccccctcCTCAACATGGTGGCCCACCAGTAAATGTAAATGCACCTCCTCCCCATCACTATAATCCTAACTCTTTGCCGCAGTTCAGTGAAGATCAAGGAACTCTCAGCCCTCCTTTTACACAGCCTGGGGGAATGAGTCCAGGGATGTGGCCAGCTCCAAGAGGGCCTCCTCCACCCCCAAGAATGCAAGGCCCACCTTCTCAAGCCCCACTTCCTGGACCACATCACCCAGATCAAACCAGATATAGACCATACTACCAATGA
- the CBLL1 gene encoding E3 ubiquitin-protein ligase Hakai isoform X5 codes for MNNDLQGTNSSGSLGGLDVRRRIPIKLISKQPNKTKPAPRAPRIMNRMPSKAQAGDEEEFDYNEEERYECKGADMFGNPRRFPGHIFWDFKINLLGEKDDTPVHFCDKCGLPIKLYGRMIPCKHVFCYDCAILHEKKGDKMCPGCNDPVQRIEQCVRGSLFMCSIVQGCKRTYLSQRDLQAHINHRHMRAGKPVTRPPLEPVHPPIAPPPAEIPERFIMPPDKHHMSHIPPKQHLMMPPPPLQHVQHEHYNQPHEDIRAPPAEMSMAPPPPRSVSQDTFRISTRKHSNLITVPIQDDSNSGAREPPPPAPAPAHHHPEYQGQPVVSHPHHIMPPQQHYAPPPPPPPPISHPMQHPPQGAGTPHMVYSQAPPPPMTSAPPPITPPPGHIIAQMPPYMNHPPPGPPPPQHGGPPVNVNAPPPHHYNPNSLPQFSEDQGTLSPPFTQPGGMSPGMWPAPRGPPPPPRMQGPPSQAPLPGPHHPDQTRYRPYYQ; via the exons ACAATGATTTGCAAGGCACTAATAGTTCTGGATCATTGGGTGGTCTTGATGTTCGCAGACGAATCCCTATAAAGCTCATCTCCAAACAGCCCAACAAAACCAAACCTGCACCACGTGCTCCAAGAATTATGAACAGGATGCCTTCAAAGGCACAGGCTGGTGATGAAG AAGAATTTGATTATAATGAAGAGGAGCGGTATGAGTGCAAAGGAGCTGACATGTTTGGGAATCCAAGAAGATTCCCTGGACACATATTTTGGGACTTTAAG ATAAACTTGCTCGGAGAAAAGGATGATACCCCAGTCCATTTCTGTGACAAGTGTGGATTGCCTATCAAATTGTATGGGCGTATG ATACCTTGCAAGCATGTTTTCTGCTATGACTGTGCTATATTACATGAGAAGAAGGGTGACAAGATGTGCCCAGG CTGTAATGATCCTGTGCAGCGAATTGAGCAATGTGTGCGAGGGTCTCTCTTCATGTGTAGCATTGTTCAAGGGTGCAAGAGAACATATTTGTCTCAGAGAGACTTACAGGCTCACATCAACCATCGTCATATGAGAGCTGGAAAACCTGTTACCCGTCCTCCACTTGAACCTGTTCATCCTCCTATTGCCCCGCCTCCTGCTGAAATTCCTGAGCGTTTCATAATGCCACCTGATAAGCATCATATGAGCCATATTCCACCAAAGCAGCACCTCATGATGCCACCACCTCCTTTACAGCATGTGCAACACGAGCATTACAACCAACCGCACGAGGACATTCGTGCACCTCCAGCAGAGATGTCAatggctccaccaccaccacgctCGGTCAGTCAGGATACGTTTCGTATTTCCACAAGAAAACACAGCAATTTAATAACTGTCCCTATTCAGGATGATTCAAATTCAGGTGCTCGAGAACCACCTCCACCAGCCCCAGCACCTGCTCATCATCATCCTGAATATCAGGGTCAACCAGTGGTATCCCATCCTCATCATATTATGCCTCCACAGCAACATTATGCACCacccccgccaccaccaccaccaataaGCCATCCAATGCAACATCCTCCCCAGGGAGCAGGTACTCCTCATATGGTTTATAGCCAAGCTCCACCACCACCGATGACCTCTGCTCCACCACCAATAACCCCTCCCCCTGGACACATAATTGCCCAAATGCCACCATATATGAATCACCctcctccaggacctccccctcCTCAACATGGTGGCCCACCAGTAAATGTAAATGCACCTCCTCCCCATCACTATAATCCTAACTCTTTGCCGCAGTTCAGTGAAGATCAAGGAACTCTCAGCCCTCCTTTTACACAGCCTGGGGGAATGAGTCCAGGGATGTGGCCAGCTCCAAGAGGGCCTCCTCCACCCCCAAGAATGCAAGGCCCACCTTCTCAAGCCCCACTTCCTGGACCACATCACCCAGATCAAACCAGATATAGACCATACTACCAATGA
- the CBLL1 gene encoding E3 ubiquitin-protein ligase Hakai isoform X6, whose product MNRMPSKAQAGDEEEFDYNEEERYECKGADMFGNPRRFPGHIFWDFKINLLGEKDDTPVHFCDKCGLPIKLYGRMIPCKHVFCYDCAILHEKKGDKMCPGCNDPVQRIEQCVRGSLFMCSIVQGCKRTYLSQRDLQAHINHRHMRAGKPVTRPPLEPVHPPIAPPPAEIPERFIMPPDKHHMSHIPPKQHLMMPPPPLQHVQHEHYNQPHEDIRAPPAEMSMAPPPPRSVSQDTFRISTRKHSNLITVPIQDDSNSGAREPPPPAPAPAHHHPEYQGQPVVSHPHHIMPPQQHYAPPPPPPPPISHPMQHPPQGAGTPHMVYSQAPPPPMTSAPPPITPPPGHIIAQMPPYMNHPPPGPPPPQHGGPPVNVNAPPPHHYNPNSLPQFSEDQGTLSPPFTQPGGMSPGMWPAPRGPPPPPRMQGPPSQAPLPGPHHPDQTRYRPYYQ is encoded by the exons ATGAACAGGATGCCTTCAAAGGCACAGGCTGGTGATGAAG AAGAATTTGATTATAATGAAGAGGAGCGGTATGAGTGCAAAGGAGCTGACATGTTTGGGAATCCAAGAAGATTCCCTGGACACATATTTTGGGACTTTAAG ATAAACTTGCTCGGAGAAAAGGATGATACCCCAGTCCATTTCTGTGACAAGTGTGGATTGCCTATCAAATTGTATGGGCGTATG ATACCTTGCAAGCATGTTTTCTGCTATGACTGTGCTATATTACATGAGAAGAAGGGTGACAAGATGTGCCCAGG CTGTAATGATCCTGTGCAGCGAATTGAGCAATGTGTGCGAGGGTCTCTCTTCATGTGTAGCATTGTTCAAGGGTGCAAGAGAACATATTTGTCTCAGAGAGACTTACAGGCTCACATCAACCATCGTCATATGAGAGCTGGAAAACCTGTTACCCGTCCTCCACTTGAACCTGTTCATCCTCCTATTGCCCCGCCTCCTGCTGAAATTCCTGAGCGTTTCATAATGCCACCTGATAAGCATCATATGAGCCATATTCCACCAAAGCAGCACCTCATGATGCCACCACCTCCTTTACAGCATGTGCAACACGAGCATTACAACCAACCGCACGAGGACATTCGTGCACCTCCAGCAGAGATGTCAatggctccaccaccaccacgctCGGTCAGTCAGGATACGTTTCGTATTTCCACAAGAAAACACAGCAATTTAATAACTGTCCCTATTCAGGATGATTCAAATTCAGGTGCTCGAGAACCACCTCCACCAGCCCCAGCACCTGCTCATCATCATCCTGAATATCAGGGTCAACCAGTGGTATCCCATCCTCATCATATTATGCCTCCACAGCAACATTATGCACCacccccgccaccaccaccaccaataaGCCATCCAATGCAACATCCTCCCCAGGGAGCAGGTACTCCTCATATGGTTTATAGCCAAGCTCCACCACCACCGATGACCTCTGCTCCACCACCAATAACCCCTCCCCCTGGACACATAATTGCCCAAATGCCACCATATATGAATCACCctcctccaggacctccccctcCTCAACATGGTGGCCCACCAGTAAATGTAAATGCACCTCCTCCCCATCACTATAATCCTAACTCTTTGCCGCAGTTCAGTGAAGATCAAGGAACTCTCAGCCCTCCTTTTACACAGCCTGGGGGAATGAGTCCAGGGATGTGGCCAGCTCCAAGAGGGCCTCCTCCACCCCCAAGAATGCAAGGCCCACCTTCTCAAGCCCCACTTCCTGGACCACATCACCCAGATCAAACCAGATATAGACCATACTACCAATGA